The sequence GTTCTAACTGTCGTGGCTgccaagggctgcaggggtgcGGGAACCACGGCGGTTTGCAGGCACTGACAACAGCCTCTCGGCCAGAGCTGCTCTGAGCCTACAACAGCCCTGGAGGCTGCTACACAGCCCAAGTCGTGTCAGGCTCAGACATTTAAGCTGACAGGGCCTCCACGAGTCTGAGTTCCTATGAATTAGCAGCATGCAGCTTCTGGGACGACACCAGAAAGCAAAAGGACTTCAGGAAGCTGCTGCAACTCACCGCCCCGAGGGCCCAGGAAGCCGCCCCAGACACACCAGTGCCGGGCTGCCGTGCCCAGCACGTGGGCTAAGTAAAACCCTGGTAACTGGGGAGTCCCTCTGTGCTCCCCAGGAAGGGTCtcctgctcctcacagcaccTCACCAGTACTCTGCAGCATGGTGGCTGGACACTTGCAGGTGAACACACACATTTTAGGTAACACCTACAGGCTCTGTGTGTGGGCAGCTCAGGACCTCCCCTCACTCACATTTCCAAAGCACTGTAGGTTCCTGATCCCGGGTTGATGTagaatttgttttcatgtttaaatgcttcaaatctgtgtgtgtgtcctgaGATGAGAATGTCCACATccagctgcctctgcagcagcaccaggctggCTACATCGCTCCAGGGAATAAACTGATGGCCATGAATCAGTCCGATTCTGAACTGCCCAACAGTTACAACCTTCTCTTCAGGATAATCCAGGCTCTGAGGAGAAAGGTACAGCCTGTAAATTCGCTCCTCAGCTAATCAACACAGGTTCCTATGTTCCAAGACACAAACCCTCGTTTCACTATGTGAGTGCACAAGATCTTTTTCAATGTGCAGACACACTGGATGCTTGTACCACACCCCATTGAGAGCAACTCCAGAGCAAAGAGATGAGAATTTGCACTGGACTGGAACCTCAAGGCTACCCAACagtaaataaacacacacacgAGCCCCCCCATTCCTGCAACTACACACCTAGCTGGTGGAGTCCAGCAGCCTCACAGCATTCACACAGACTTGTACCAGAGTTCATACGAATCAGGTTCATGTATTAACCCCCAACACCCAGCCCCCCTGCTGCAAGCTCAACAAGAAGGGTctagaaagtaattttgtttctTGATTCTTACTCATTCCTACTTCCTATCCCGGTGAATTACATTTCAGGAATTGCTAATGCTGAAGGGCACCCAGGTTTCATTGAGATAACCCCAGCATGCAGGAAGGCAGGCTGAGCAATTAACAGCAACAAGAACATTACCTCAGAGTCCCCCCTAACAACATGAATGTCTCCAGCCAGAGTCCTGACATAGTCATAGCTCTCCTTGGTGCAGAGGTTTCCTGTACACAAAATATGCTGAATCTTTCCTGGAACCAGCAGCTTCTTGAACTTCACCGGTAGACCACTGCATCGGTGTGGGATGGGAAGGTCCCTTAACACTAACACCAGCTTTGCACACAGCGGGAGGAAAGAGAGAGTTTTAACCCAGGTTACATAACAGCACAAAACCGTCCTGCCGCTCCAGAGCGCCCCCAAAGTCTGATAAAGGCCCCGCACAGGCGGCCCAGGCTGCTCCCGCCCGGGGAGCGTGCGGCGCTCCCGCACGGAGCCGCAAGTGAGGGAATGCGCTGCCCGAGGAAGGCCGAGGCGGCGGGCACCCGGCGGCGGGCACCCGGCGGCGGGCACCCGGCGGCGGGCACCCGGCGGCGGGCACCCGCCCCACGCCGAACCCGCGGGCTCGGAGCCGCCGCTCACCACCATCGCGCCGCGCCACGCAGCTCCGGCCGCTCCGTTACCCGGCACGCGCTGAGGTAACCAGGAAGTGACGCgcctccttttcccctcccccGAACCAATGGCAGCGCCACCAGCTCCCCACGTGACGCCGGCGCCCGTGTCAGGAcccgcccccccggcgcccgTGTGAGGGACAGCCCGGTGGTGTGAccgcgtcccccccccgcccagtgtttttaatgaaatctgtGGGATTTTTGTGG is a genomic window of Athene noctua chromosome 17, bAthNoc1.hap1.1, whole genome shotgun sequence containing:
- the LOC141967427 gene encoding vacuolar protein sorting-associated protein 29-like; this encodes MVVSGGSEPAGSAWGGCPPPGARRRVPAAGCPPPGARRLGLPRAAHSLTCGSVRERRTLPGREQPGPPVRGLYQTLGALWSGRTVLCCYVTWVKTLSFLPLCAKLVLVLRDLPIPHRCSGLPVKFKKLLVPGKIQHILCTGNLCTKESYDYVRTLAGDIHVVRGDSESLDYPEEKVVTVGQFRIGLIHGHQFIPWSDVASLVLLQRQLDVDILISGHTHRFEAFKHENKFYINPGSGTYSALEMNVIPLFVLMDTQASTVVAYVYQLTEEDVKVERIEFKKY